The Saccharomyces cerevisiae S288C chromosome VII, complete sequence genome includes a region encoding these proteins:
- a CDS encoding uncharacterized protein (hypothetical protein; green fluorescent protein (GFP)-fusion protein localizes to both the cytoplasm and the nucleus and is induced in response to the DNA-damaging agent MMS) — MPVPSVTVTTDNEYEDISSFSSIDSYKPEPFTGFKDSEAPEQPLLKNDTIVGKGQLEDDSNVDDQHRHSDVHSHHSSSTLKRPTSNSIEKMVTHNALEGNSETVDSLKEDGLNLNKKALPDITAPVTNSAHDAAFPEEYRLETETGLVKLKTLESLKREDSRVSSTKKEHINDHTDMHSTRSKVTTNSQGSSLEPNKLNMAVEKNKKRIEKYQKHKSEKGIKGFFHRIFD; from the coding sequence ATGCCTGTCCCATCTGTTACTGTCACTACCGATAATGAATATGAAGACATATCgtccttttcttctattgACTCTTACAAACCGGAGCCCTTTACTGGGTTCAAAGATTCTGAAGCTCCAGAACAGCCTCTTTTAAAAAACGATACCATTGTTGGAAAGGGGCAACTGGAAGATGATAGTAATGTAGATGATCAACACCGTCATTCAGATGTGCATTCTCATCACAGTTCTAGTACTTTAAAAAGGCCAACTTCAAATTCGATAGAAAAGATGGTTACCCACAATGCTTTAGAGGGCAACTCAGAAACAGTTGATTCCttaaaagaagatggtTTAAATTTGAACAAGAAAGCTCTTCCGGATATTACCGCCCCAGTAACAAACTCAGCTCACGATGCTGCATTTCCAGAAGAGTATCGTTTAGAAACTGAAACCGGGTTGGTCAAATTGAAGACGCTTGAAAGTTTGAAGAGGGAGGACTCTCGCGTATCCTCAACTAAAAAAGAGCATATTAACGACCATACAGATATGCATTCGACACGATCCAAGGTTACTACAAATTCTCAAGGTTCTTCTCTAGAACCAAACAAGTTGAACATGGCAGTAGAGAAGAATAAGAAGAGGATcgaaaaatatcaaaaacatAAATCAGAAAAGGGGATCAAGGGGTTTTTTCATAGAATTTTCGATTAA
- a CDS encoding uncharacterized protein (Protein involved in heme trafficking to the nucleus; expression is regulated by Msn2p/Msn4p, indicating possible role in stress response; localizes to cytosol and peroxisomes), whose amino-acid sequence MCILMATRAHPDYELILISNRDEFLARKTHATCWHNNDFILSPYDLAKTSAEKQIFGTWSGINKEGKLATILNLKLDNEQNNTKSRSRGLLPFIFLSIHKADFEDWDNYKKFEGHYDGLKSTGDFNFFYGDVIKKQYKVIDSLGRTFDVLSSTCRKDLDSYMVVSNGKFYDSSSIPGQAWEKVKVARDSLENLVLENIESDEEKIISSCFQLASKSSLPSTISNPDVLQMVDPNVTMNTIYVPPLRRPPRDDLGASIPDGDYYGTRSQIVLLVSKDSTRVTFIERVLYSSDEDVRKYSVTSPKEEKRFKFKL is encoded by the coding sequence ATGTGCATTTTAATGGCCACAAGGGCACATCCTGACTATGAACTCATCTTAATATCTAACAGAGACGAATTCTTGGCAAGAAAAACACATGCTACATGCTGGCATAACAATGATTTTATCCTTTCACCCTACGATCTGGCCAAAACCTCAGcagaaaaacaaatatttggcACTTGGTCTGGCATAAataaagaaggaaaattaGCCACTATTCTTAATTTAAAACTTGACAATGAGCAAAATAATACGAAATCAAGATCCCGTGGTCTGTTAccatttatatttttgtcGATCCATAAAGcagattttgaagattggGATAATTACAAAAAGTTTGAAGGTCACTATGATGGGTTGAAGTCCACAGGtgattttaattttttttacggCGACGTTATCAAAAAGCAATATAAAGTTATTGATTCTCTAGGAAGAACTTTTGATGTGTTGAGTTCTACCTGTAGGAAAGATCTTGATTCTTACATGGTTGTTTCTAATGGTAAATTTTATGACAGCTCCAGTATACCAGGGCAGGCTTGGGAAAAAGTAAAGGTAGCACGTGATAGTTTAGAAAATCTAGTTTTAGAGAATATTGAATCAGATGAGgagaaaataatatcaagTTGCTTTCAACTCGCCTCGAAGTCTTCCCTTCCAAGCACTATTTCAAACCCAGATGTCTTGCAGATGGTAGATCCAAATGTAACCATGAATACCATATACGTACCACCTTTACGGAGGCCTCCCAGGGATGACTTAGGTGCCTCAATTCCTGATGGTGATTACTACGGAACTCGCTCTCAAATAGTTTTACTCGTGAGTAAGGATTCAACGAGAGTTACCTTTATAGAAAGGGTCCTTTATAGCTCAGATGAAGACGTGCGCAAGTATTCGGTAACCTCACCTaaggaggaaaaaaggtttaaattcaaattgtAA